Below is a genomic region from Palaemon carinicauda isolate YSFRI2023 chromosome 31, ASM3689809v2, whole genome shotgun sequence.
aataatagcaaatacaacaatatacacaataaataaacaaaaaatttgcctaaatgcatacatacatacatacatacatacatacatacacacacacacacacacacacacacatatatatatatatatatatatatatatatatatatatatatatatacacataagtgaaATTCAGTTGCTGAAGAGAGGATGaacaaaatgtgcaaaaaaatttcctttttatataccTACATAAAGATCACCTATTAGCAGTGTGTCGAATTGTCCTACAGACTGCATCATCCCCCTATATCTTGAAATCACTTTCATCCATCCTAGACACTAAGGGCCTTTTCCGCTATTCTTCCAACTACATTAAGGGCCTTTTCAGCCATTCTTCCAACGACATTAAGGGCCTTTTCAAGGGCCTTTTCATCCATTCTTCTAACCACATTACGGACCTTTTCATCCATTCTTCCAACCACATTAAGGGCCTTttcttccattcttccaacctcaccaaaccacaaaataaaaaaaaatagacttgcCCAACCTCTGACCTATGCTAACTTTCATACCACTTTTCAGTGTCTCAACATTTCTAACATCTTTAATTCTTCTTACAACAAAAATGCTAAGCACAGTACATTTCAACAGCGCTTCATTTTATCCTATTTCAATATAACCCCATCCTATCCATATACAAGAGTTGGCTCAACATTCTCTTCATAAGTTCTATTTATTATCTTCTTAATCTTCAGCAAGCACCGTGCTACATCTTTTTTACTCCCACTAGTGTTTGTGTTTAAGCCTAAAAGAATATGAAAACTAATGGATAGTATCCTTCCTCCATCCATATTAGCATTTATTATTCCATATTCCAGGTTTCCATTTATCCTAACAACCTAATCTTCCTTTCTCATACAGTGGTTTCAAATTTCTCATCCTGCAAACACTTTCAATCTTTTTGAAGATATTTCTTTTCTCCATCTCGATCTCCGGCTGCAAACATCAACCATCCTGTAGCATATTCACAAGTTCTATTCTAATCTCATATCTTTGTACCCACATTTCTCTGGTATCTTTCCTTGAAGATAGTGAATAGACCTCGAGATAAAACACACTGCTATTCAGACACAATACTAAACCAAATCACAAAGCACTCTCCCATATACACATTATAGTAAATAGCTTACTTCCattaaaaaaacttaatttcacTGTTAACAGCTTCAACACCATTCACTTCACTGTCTTAGTCGATTGAACCAGAtgcttttttttctaatatccaTATGTCTATAAACAGTTACTCGACCTTCCTAGTACATTTTCAAAAACCAAGGGTCTGATATGATCCATTCTTTCAACTATCCCTTCCTCAATCAAAATATTATTCTCTGatatattaagaataatttttctgctatagtatcattatcattattattatcattactgctattatacttattattattattactagacaaactgcacccttatttggaaaagcagattgctacaagctcaagggcttcaaaaaggaaacagtccagtgaggaaagaaaataaggaaataacgaataaaaagtatatatgagaagtaatgaataaaatatacacaatatcctaagatcagtaacaatgttcaaATAGACCTGCAATATAAACTATGGTAGGAGATTTATGGCGACATTCCATTAAAGCTATACAGGAAACATGTTGTATGCAACTTGACTGGCTTTCAACCAGGAAAAATGTTGCCTGCAATATGGTGATATCGTTGTTGCTTGTAGCATCCTACAAGTTATGTTGGGTATTGAACGACACAAACCATTTCTGCCAATTCAACAAACTCAAGGAAATTGCAACCCAATGTCTCAGCTGATGGTCAGTGTCGCTTCATACgagtatctatagtccatttcttttagcaatgcatatttgcacagacttgcagcggtgcccttttagctcggaaatatttccggatcgctgattggttggacaagataattcgaaccaatcaccaaccaggaaacttttccaagctaaaagggcaccgccgcgagtcggtgcaaatatgcatcgctaaaagaaatggactatagtgctgtATGctcgtttaaaaaaataaaaaggaggaggaggaagccaATGGTGGAAGAGAGAACTTTTTATAGTCAGTAACTTTGCTTGAAACAATTCTATTGAGTAATTACTGTCCAATGACCTATCAGTATTGATTTAATTACCTTCTCGAgtgaaaaaaattatcaagaagCCTTTCCATCTAAAATTAGGAATTTGGCAACATTGCATTTCCAAATCACTGGCGAAAGCTATAAATCTCTCATGTACCTCTTCAAAATTTCTGGTATGACTATTTCAAGTATACCAAGCAATTATGGAAGCACTATGAGATGTAGTTAAGGTAAGTTTTTTCTTGCGAGCAATTCTGTGGCTTTATACAAGAAAATCATTGCCACGACTGGTGGGAAGGCATGCAACACTGGGCAACAGGCTAATTGTTGCTAAATACATTGGGTTATACAGTAACATGTTCCCACCAGCCACATACCCCGCAACTGTACGCTACATATTACCTTCTGCTGAACTGGTGGAAACACTCGGCATATGCAACAATGTTGCATGCCTCATGTTGCTTGGTGTAAAGGAACCTTTATCTCAACCTGTTcagcagaaaaacatttgcaacaacttccaacttctgaagttccatcgattcaactgccagattacaaagatcattccacaagaatCTTGTCACAGaaggaatataattttcataaaggtaTGTAATGTTTAGTCTTGCTGCAGAGAAGGCAAGCTTGCTAGATTTAAGTGCACACCTAGATTGTGTagaagatggtacagtctgggaagatttgaaagcaaaggatggtcagaattatgaaaaacattaTGCGACACCCTCAAAAAAGagactgaacgacggtgccaaaagttactatccagatcaggaataaggaatctaATAGACATTGAGATTTTATTCAACAAATTAATAACAGAGAATGCCGCTGAAGACTGGAGAGGACAACAACACTAAAAActatgtaaaatgaaagaattaagataTTTCCTTAGGATAGAGTAGTCACATTGAActctaaaaagactttctcaataaaccaacttTTTGGGGAAATTGAACAACCAAACCGAATGTGGTTCTTAAAAGTATATCTGCAATCACGAATAACACTTAGAATtttaaataagttatatataagaaaagagacattgtcaatgcaaagatctggttGTTGAGGagttacttacaataatactttgagttttgttaggattcaacttcatgccacataatatgcaccatgcactaatttaaaaaaaatctctattaagggatttagcaactataggtctacattcaggtgatggaatggATGCACAGAGAATAGCATCATTTGCACATGCAGCAACCTTGTTTTCcatgccaaaccacatatcatgagtAAATAATATGAGATGTAAAAACCCTTTTGAAATAGGGATACTGtagtgtggtgaaagggtttgtgtatcaccatgattagtaaagctgtactagtcagggccatccatactacattggtttcctgtgagcaatcagactaaagtccctcaccatcaccagtccgcaatggccagcgtggtgtttttgttgttgttgtaatgggCCGGGAAcgctatcctgaggaacaccagatatggcATTCCTACAGTTACTATAGTGCCCAACAACAATTTCTATTTGcaatttattacttgaaaattcgataataatgctaagaatcgaCCCACCTATTCAAGTTAAAAAAGAAGTGCCTCATGAATAACATGGttaaaggcagctctaaaatctaGTTCAATCATGTGTACCTCccaaccataatcaagggatttctgtacagcaatggaaaTTGTAAAAAAGGAATCACACAGACCAAGCCCTATACAAAGGCAGAGCTGCAAACTACAGAACAGATGAATACCTTCagaatacctatttagacgtttggcCCAAAATAACCTCCAGAAACTTTATCATAAGGGAGTTTtgtaaattgggcggtaatcagcagcaGGGATAATATGACCACAAACATGTTCACCTTACGGAGTGATATTACCAATTCCCAACAAATGCAAAATGAACCTTTTCTTTCAAACTTGtaaaaaataacagacaacgtAGAGGCTAAGAAATCACCTATCTTTAGAAAAAAGGAAGAATACTATTTTGTGCCTAAACTTTCATAATTATGAAGGTCCAAGATGATGGTTTTAATTTCACCGGATTGAAAACTGcactagttggtttagcctcaagaaaacaggaatgataaAGATTGGGTTTCTCACTGCTCAGCTTTCTGTAACACACATTAGCCAAAAggattgtcttttcctttggacagtgagtgacaaagccatctggaTAAGGCCAAGGAGGAACTGTTTAGTCTacacctgggttgtaccagaaagggtttcttttaaggtcAAATTGTACTACTTTTCggatgaagcataaactctgagcaaaagctcttagatGAGTATAGTTGTTACAAGTGAAATCTGATCTGCTACTTTTCCAGATATAACAAGCCACCTGTTTCTCCTCCAGATAAtcgtgtctacaatcatcattgaactaaggTTTGTAACTCTTAGCTTTATACAGTGAAACAGTTTATCCTCTTATCCATTCTTTAAAAGCTTTCCATCAACCACATTTTTCTTATAAACTGAGATAAATTACTCAGCTCACTAGCAACTTCATCTGGATACTTCTACTACCTTCAGCATCACTGTAAGATCAGTTTTGTTACTGACACATATGGAACATTTAAAAAATATGACATTATAGATTTATGTAAAGGTGGTTTACTCTTCTATACAATAACAAAGTCTCACTTTAACAGTGTTTGTGCTAGCAAGAGTTAAGTAAAACGTTCCAAGAGAAGGCCTCGAACTTAAAAAACCGTTTGTATGTGATGTGTTGGCGCTCAAAGGGTTAAATGTCTCTTTGCATCTTTCTTTTGCAATGAACCTTTAACCTTACACTTATTCCTTGCACTCTCTTATACCCTTCACattcaaaattttttttgtaatattctaAGTCTTTATTTGCCTCTTTTATTCTCTGAATCATTCGTTAGTCAACCTTTCTCTCAACATTTATTACcatataaaagatattttctaGGTTCATTAAGGTTTTTTTTCCTTACTCCCATCTGATTTTCTTCTTTATAATCTTCATATATTTTAGTTCCATACTGATTAACCTACACTTCCTCCTGTATACCCACACATTACCTTCTCTTCGGTAATACACTTGAACCTCAAataatctactttttttttcttttacttaaccgATCAAATATTCTTCTCTTCCTCCGTGAAATTTCCTCCTGAAGTgttgtgtatatgagagagagagagagagagagagagagagagagagagagagagagagagagagagagagagagagagagagagagagagagaggtgcattagACAAACTTCAATTTAACCAACTCCTGcgagtgtgctctctctctctctctctctctctctctctctctctctctctctctctctctctctctctctctctctctctctctctctctctctctctatacaatcaAGCAAGGTGACTCTGTAAAATAAAATCGTTCCTGAAGAGAAAAAAATGTACGTTGGACCAAAACATCACCTcaagtgatatataaatatatttcatttacgtCTCTTTGTGGATTCATAAATCTATGAGGGAAATCTGTTACCACAAGACATGGTAATGGGAATCTATGAAATCATTAACTATGGATTATGTTAATGCATTCAAATCTAGATTTTGAAGGGTTGAGGTTATGTTGCAAATCAGGGCACTCAAGAATATATCTATTTTACAAATTGTTGGCGATTTAGTGTACTGGATAATATGCTTTACAGAAATACAAATTGATAAATCATACTTTTAATGgccaatattaaaattaaaattacctttcttctttatttcctcatAAACAAAATTCTCTTATTATAGGTTTTGTATTAAAAGTGGCCAGATCATTTTAGATAATGGCGAAAAAACTAACATgttactgtgaaaaaaaaataaaaataatagtaaattagTTTCTTAAAACACCACTTGTCTATAATTTAGTCACACGAAATGTGACGTTAAAAAGGCGAGGTTTTATTCAAATCTATACCCACTTTCTCGTAGGTTACAAATACCCAATAATTACGAAACGTCCGTATAAACTCACCGTAACCAGAGAATGTTATCATTTTGTACTATCAGATAAAATCTATGTGAGACATAAAGTAGACAGATTCTTTTTTAGAAACGGACTTTGTCTCCCACTGGTGTCACAGTCAGGTTTACTATATAAGGGGCCGAGAAGACCACTTCTGGCACATCACGATGAAGGTGATCGTCCTTTTCGCATTGGTGGCACTTGCTGCCGCAGGTAAGTGTGAAGTACACACCATTCGTTTGCACTCCCTTTGGTTTGCACTTATAACTACAGAAATGGTTCTCGGACTTCAAAGACATGCTATGGTGAAAGCCCTTCATCATAAGTGTTTAAGTCTTCTGAAGGATTTTCAACACCTAAATGTATTTTCTGAAACTTGCTGAAGACAATCCTGAAGCCAGATATCGCTCAGAAAAATCTCCTGATTGAAAAATTCATAACTGTCAGTATGATCTCACTCCCAACTTCGAAAGTAATTCATGATTATTCTTCACTGGACTTTAAATGATTATACACTTAGATCCTTATAAGACAACGTTTTTGAAAGCTCTTATCCAATGAACATGCGTTACCCTGATATCCTTTGACAATCATAAAACGCATTGCTTCTAAATTTATTGTTTGAGATTCCGatgaattttcaaaattattaaaaaaaattatttgttttcagaTCCGCACACATCCAACATTTCTCCCGGTCACTAGAAGTTGAAGACTAATTCCCATATTTACTCACTGATCAAATCATTCCTAGAGTGTGATATGTTCTCAAAATTATTACACTTGTAGTCGATTACGATACATTTTCTTTCATGTTAAGTTCTATCCTTTGTTGAATTACATTCCATCATTAAATGCTCTTTTGTAGAAATTCTGATTTTGTCAAAAGGTTCTATAAGTAATATACAAGTTTTGTTCTAGTTTCTTGAATCTCATGGATGTACTGTGACCCAAAGAGGAAAAATCGATACTTAACAAATCCAGAACTAATGATTGTGTAATGCAATTTGTCGCGAATGAGGGCCAAAAAGATAAGAAAcctaaaaaataaacatgaattccaatcaaaatatatttaaaagactTATTCCTGCAGTAATTAAACCTGCATACATTTCACCATACGCGATAATCAATTTAGCTAATATATTACTCAAATTGTGGCTTCACCATAATTTACACCTAAGCTTGCTATGAGATACCAATGTGGTAATTTGATTCCTTTTATAACAGGAAACACCATATAATATAtgagaaaaattatgaatatacagtaattaCTTTTTCTTTGACAGATGTGCCCTTGGCCAAGAGACAACAAGATGTTACCCATCTGTTGTGGAAAGTGTATGACCATTTGGAATTCGACGAACTGAAAGGATATGCCGAAGCCTTTGACCCTGAAGCTGACAAGTCTCAATATAAGGACGACGGTGAGGCTGTACACCGCTTAGTCCAAGAACAGAAGGACCACAGACTTCTTGAACAACATCACTGGTTCTCCCTCTTCAATGAACGCCAAAGGGAAGAGGCCCTCATGCTCTTTGACGTCTTCATGCAGTGCAAGACATGGGAGTGTGCTGTTCACAATGCTGCATACTGGCGTGAGAAAATGAATGAAGGAGAGTTTGTTTATGCTTTGTACACAGCTGTTATTCATTCTGATCTTGGACATGGCATTGTTCTCCCTCCACTCTATGAAGTTACTCCTCACATGTTCACAAACAGTGAAGTTATCCAAAAGGCTTACACAGCAAAGATGACTAATCAACCAGGTAAATTTGAGATGGAGTTCACTGGTACAAAGAAAAATAAGGAACAACGTGTTGCTTACTTTGGAGAAGATATTGGAATGAATCTCCATCACGTCACATGGCATATGGATTTTCCTTTCTGGTGGGAAGACAAATATGGAGGACACTTGGATCGCAAGGGAGAACTTTTCTTCTGGGTTCATCATCAGCTCACTGTTCGCTTTGATTCTGAACGTCTATCCAACTATTTGGATATGGTAGATGAACTCCAGTGGGAGAAACCAGTAGAAGAAGGCTTTGCCCCACACACTATCTACAAGTATGGTGGCGAATTCCCTGCCCGTCCTGACCACATTCACTTTGAAGATGTTGATGGAGTAGCAAGAGTTCGTGACATGGTAATCATGGAAAGCCGTATCCGCGATGCCATAGCTCACGGATACATTACTGATAAGGAAGGTCAAGTTATTGATATCATGAATGACCAAGGCATTGACAAACTTGGTGACATCATTGAATCTTCTATGTACAGTCCCAATGTTCAGTATTATGGAGCTCTCCACAACTTGGCTCACATTATGCTTGGCCGTCAAGGAGATCCTCATGGAAAATACAACATGCCTCCAGGTGTTATGGAACACTTTGAAACTGCTACTCGTGATCCTACTTTCTTCAGACTTCACAAATATATGGATAATATTTTCAAGGAACACAAGTACAGCCTTCCTCCATACAAACATGAAGATCTGGACTTCCCCGGTGTAGCTATTGATAGCATTAGCGTTGAAGGAGAACTTAAAACATATTTTGAAGACTATGAATTTGATATTCGCAACGCTGTCGACTCCGCTGAAGGTATTACTCCAGTTGACCTAAAAGCCAATGTTCATCGTCTGAACCATCATGACTTCTCCTTTGTCGCTGATGTCAACAACAACAATGGAAACGAAGTTGTCGGTACATTCCGCCTTTATCTTTGCCCTGAGATGGACAACAATAAGGAACATTTTGATTTCAACAATGGTTCCTGGCACTGCATTGAAATGGACAAATTCTGGAAGAAATGTAAGTTTTCCATTTAATCGTAACTCATTGAATtacatat
It encodes:
- the LOC137624451 gene encoding hemocyanin B chain-like codes for the protein MKVIVLFALVALAAADVPLAKRQQDVTHLLWKVYDHLEFDELKGYAEAFDPEADKSQYKDDGEAVHRLVQEQKDHRLLEQHHWFSLFNERQREEALMLFDVFMQCKTWECAVHNAAYWREKMNEGEFVYALYTAVIHSDLGHGIVLPPLYEVTPHMFTNSEVIQKAYTAKMTNQPGKFEMEFTGTKKNKEQRVAYFGEDIGMNLHHVTWHMDFPFWWEDKYGGHLDRKGELFFWVHHQLTVRFDSERLSNYLDMVDELQWEKPVEEGFAPHTIYKYGGEFPARPDHIHFEDVDGVARVRDMVIMESRIRDAIAHGYITDKEGQVIDIMNDQGIDKLGDIIESSMYSPNVQYYGALHNLAHIMLGRQGDPHGKYNMPPGVMEHFETATRDPTFFRLHKYMDNIFKEHKYSLPPYKHEDLDFPGVAIDSISVEGELKTYFEDYEFDIRNAVDSAEGITPVDLKANVHRLNHHDFSFVADVNNNNGNEVVGTFRLYLCPEMDNNKEHFDFNNGSWHCIEMDKFWKKLTPGSNHVVRKSVDSSVTVPDVPSLQSLMDAADSGSFSMPEYERACGIPNRMLLPKGKRDGMEFALILAVTDGSYDLTHPDVESEHGGTHAHCGAHGEIYPDKRPMGFPLDRRIPDRRVFDETTNFKYTHVKVFHDEHHH